From a single Micromonospora sp. WMMD1102 genomic region:
- a CDS encoding serine/threonine-protein kinase: MDRVLAGRYRLVREVASGATGIVWRAVDLRDGVPVAVKMLRPHAATRPDLVAAFVTETQLVAGLHHPCLVPARDVLGQGRERALVMELVEGEDLRRRLRRTGPVPPAIAAEVTAQLAGALAYLHGRDIVHGDVKPGNLVVPADGGLVRLVDFGAARRVGAGPSWPETQATPEYVAPEVAAGGAPTPASDVYALGILLFELVSGLSPYRGGSPAEVLNRHRTCRPVPPPGLPPVVWQFVEDCLTADPADRPDAIRAAARLRGMESAVDGLTALPRPTADLVTWWPRSTGTATGRAPVPRPSAPSGQSSTSAARASGRVGRRSAWVGRPSTPVGRSSTPVGRSSAPVDGPGRWSGSTDSGAPPDPPAPPPRGHHQHRRGEATVLAGARAIVAAAFLGTVAADAGALGGGGAGFRQKPT; the protein is encoded by the coding sequence ATGGATCGGGTGCTTGCCGGCCGGTACCGGCTCGTCCGGGAGGTCGCCTCCGGCGCGACCGGAATCGTCTGGCGGGCCGTCGACCTGCGCGACGGCGTACCGGTGGCGGTCAAGATGCTGCGCCCGCACGCGGCCACCAGACCGGACCTGGTGGCCGCGTTCGTCACCGAGACGCAACTGGTCGCCGGCCTCCACCACCCCTGCCTGGTACCCGCCCGCGACGTACTCGGGCAGGGGCGGGAGCGGGCCCTGGTGATGGAACTGGTCGAGGGGGAGGACCTGCGGCGGCGGCTGCGCCGCACCGGGCCGGTCCCGCCGGCGATCGCGGCCGAGGTGACCGCGCAGCTCGCCGGTGCGCTGGCCTACCTGCACGGCCGGGACATCGTGCACGGTGACGTGAAGCCGGGCAATCTCGTCGTGCCGGCGGACGGCGGCCTGGTCCGGCTCGTCGACTTCGGCGCCGCCCGTCGGGTGGGCGCCGGGCCGTCCTGGCCGGAGACCCAGGCAACTCCCGAGTACGTCGCCCCGGAGGTGGCGGCCGGCGGGGCACCCACCCCGGCCAGTGACGTGTACGCGCTCGGCATCCTGCTCTTCGAGCTGGTCAGCGGGCTGAGCCCGTACCGGGGCGGGTCGCCGGCCGAGGTACTCAACCGGCACCGGACCTGCCGGCCGGTGCCGCCGCCCGGACTGCCGCCGGTGGTCTGGCAGTTCGTGGAGGACTGCCTGACGGCCGACCCGGCAGACCGCCCCGACGCGATCCGGGCCGCCGCCCGGCTGCGCGGGATGGAGTCGGCCGTGGACGGGCTGACCGCGCTGCCCCGGCCCACCGCCGACCTGGTCACCTGGTGGCCCCGGTCGACCGGCACCGCCACCGGGCGCGCGCCGGTCCCTCGCCCCTCGGCCCCGTCGGGTCAGTCCTCGACCTCGGCCGCTCGCGCCTCGGGCCGGGTGGGTCGCCGCTCGGCCTGGGTGGGCCGTCCCTCAACCCCGGTCGGTCGTTCCTCAACCCCGGTCGGTCGGTCCTCGGCTCCGGTGGATGGTCCCGGGCGCTGGTCCGGCTCGACCGACAGCGGCGCACCGCCCGACCCACCCGCGCCGCCGCCCCGAGGTCACCACCAGCACCGGCGGGGCGAGGCGACGGTGCTGGCCGGCGCCCGCGCGATCGTCGCCGCCGCGTTCCTGGGTACGGTGGCGGCGGATGCCGGGGCGCTGGGCGGGGGCGGAGCAGGTTTCCGGCAAAAGCCCACATAA
- a CDS encoding PadR family transcriptional regulator, translating to MADVAINPTAAALLGLLHEGPKTGGQLMAAAERRLAPYWSMTRSQVYRELPALAEQGLVRLGKPGPRSSQPYAITAAGKRTFSRWLTEMPGRDTVRNPTALRVAFGPQHSATQLRNLVSSANEYHTEALAAAREQARDAKKAGDSYGAAALEFAVAYHKAALSWLKTAPV from the coding sequence ATGGCGGATGTTGCTATCAATCCCACCGCGGCAGCCCTGCTCGGGCTGCTCCACGAAGGACCGAAGACCGGCGGCCAGTTGATGGCCGCCGCCGAGCGGCGCCTGGCGCCGTACTGGTCGATGACCCGGAGCCAGGTCTACCGGGAGTTGCCGGCACTGGCCGAGCAGGGACTGGTCCGGCTCGGCAAGCCCGGCCCCCGGTCCAGCCAGCCGTACGCGATCACGGCGGCCGGGAAGCGGACGTTCTCCCGCTGGCTCACCGAGATGCCGGGGCGGGACACGGTACGCAATCCGACCGCCCTCCGGGTGGCGTTCGGTCCGCAGCACTCGGCCACCCAGTTGCGCAACCTGGTGAGCAGCGCGAACGAATACCACACCGAGGCGCTCGCGGCCGCTCGGGAGCAGGCCCGGGACGCCAAGAAGGCCGGTGACTCGTACGGAGCCGCCGCCCTGGAGTTCGCGGTCGCGTACCACAAGGCGGCGCTGTCCTGGCTGAAGACGGCGCCGGTCTGA
- the ftsX gene encoding permease-like cell division protein FtsX, with amino-acid sequence MRLKYVLSEVLVGLWRNVTMTIAMIITMAVSLTMLGASGLMYLQVDAMKDAYYKDIEVSIFLVAGVTEEQRTQLQTDLEGDPLVREVKYESKQEAYERFQKLFADSPDLVKAVQADKLPESFRVNLVDPEQYQKIFDTYKGREGIDDIIDQRRLLEQIFNILGAIQNMALVSASVMAIAALLLVANTIQVAAYSKRREVAVMKLVGASNWFIQAPFVLEAVVAGMLGAIIGFGALVLGKIFLLDGSLRDLTDLLTPIEWSTVLLMFPFMAGVGGLVSAVTAWVTLRFYLRV; translated from the coding sequence ATGCGCTTGAAATACGTCCTGTCCGAGGTGTTGGTCGGGCTGTGGCGCAACGTGACCATGACCATCGCGATGATCATCACGATGGCGGTCTCACTGACCATGCTCGGTGCCAGCGGCCTGATGTACCTCCAGGTCGACGCGATGAAAGACGCGTACTACAAGGACATCGAGGTCTCGATCTTCCTCGTCGCGGGCGTGACCGAGGAGCAGCGCACCCAGTTGCAGACCGACCTGGAGGGCGACCCGCTCGTCCGGGAGGTCAAGTACGAGTCCAAGCAGGAGGCGTACGAGCGCTTCCAGAAGCTCTTCGCGGACTCGCCGGACCTGGTCAAGGCGGTGCAGGCGGACAAGCTCCCCGAGTCGTTCCGGGTCAACCTGGTCGACCCGGAGCAGTATCAGAAGATCTTCGACACCTACAAGGGCCGCGAGGGGATCGACGACATCATCGACCAGCGCCGGCTGCTCGAACAGATCTTCAACATCCTCGGCGCGATCCAGAACATGGCACTCGTCTCCGCCTCGGTGATGGCCATCGCCGCGCTGCTGCTGGTCGCGAACACCATCCAGGTGGCCGCGTACAGCAAGCGCCGTGAGGTCGCGGTGATGAAGCTGGTCGGCGCCTCCAACTGGTTCATCCAGGCACCGTTCGTGCTGGAGGCGGTGGTCGCCGGCATGCTCGGCGCGATCATCGGGTTCGGCGCCCTGGTGCTGGGCAAGATCTTCCTGCTGGACGGCTCGCTGCGGGACCTGACCGACCTGCTCACCCCGATCGAGTGGAGCACGGTGCTGCTGATGTTCCCGTTCATGGCCGGGGTCGGCGGCCTGGTCAGCGCGGTCACCGCCTGGGTGACGCTCCGGTTCTACCTGCGGGTCTAG
- the ftsE gene encoding cell division ATP-binding protein FtsE, with product MIQLEQVTKTYPKASRPSLDSVSVSIEKGEFVFFIGPSGSGKSTIIKLLLHEVTPNKGRVMVNNKDVTSMRSWKIPHFRRSIGCVFQDFRLLPNRTAYENVAFALEVIGKTKAVARRVVPEVLELVGLGGKEHRYPHELSGGEQQRVAVARAFVNRPLILLADEPTGNLDPDTSIEIMRLLDRINRTGTTVVMVTHDSNIVNQMRRRVVEIESGRIVRDQARGVYG from the coding sequence GTGATTCAGCTTGAGCAAGTGACGAAGACGTACCCGAAGGCGTCCCGGCCATCGCTCGACAGCGTGTCGGTCTCGATCGAGAAGGGTGAGTTCGTCTTCTTCATCGGTCCCTCCGGTTCCGGCAAGTCGACGATCATCAAGCTGCTGCTGCACGAGGTGACCCCGAACAAGGGTCGCGTGATGGTCAACAACAAGGACGTCACCTCGATGCGCTCCTGGAAGATCCCACACTTCCGGCGCTCGATCGGCTGCGTCTTCCAGGACTTCCGACTGCTGCCCAACCGCACCGCGTACGAGAACGTCGCGTTCGCCCTCGAGGTCATCGGCAAGACCAAGGCGGTCGCCCGCCGGGTCGTCCCCGAGGTGCTGGAGCTGGTTGGGCTCGGCGGCAAGGAGCACCGCTACCCGCACGAACTCTCCGGCGGTGAGCAGCAGCGCGTCGCGGTGGCCCGGGCGTTCGTCAACCGGCCGCTGATCCTGCTGGCCGACGAGCCCACCGGAAACCTCGACCCGGACACGTCGATCGAGATCATGCGTCTGCTGGACCGGATCAACCGCACCGGCACCACGGTCGTGATGGTCACCCACGACTCCAACATCGTCAACCAGATGCGCCGTCGCGTCGTCGAGATCGAGAGCGGTCGCATCGTGCGTGACCAGGCCCGGGGCGTCTACGGCTGA
- the smpB gene encoding SsrA-binding protein SmpB — protein sequence MPREQGRKVVASNRKARHDYAILDTYEAGMALTGTEVKSLRAGRASLVDAFAQERDGEIYLHGMHIPEYAQGTWTNHEPRRTRKLLLNRQEISRLIGKLKESGLTLVPLSVYFSDGWAKVEIGLAKGKKSYDKRQDLAKRDADREISRVAGRRGKGMSYRR from the coding sequence ATGCCACGGGAGCAGGGGCGGAAGGTCGTCGCCTCCAACCGCAAGGCGCGGCACGACTACGCCATCCTCGACACCTACGAGGCGGGCATGGCGCTGACCGGCACCGAGGTCAAGTCGCTGCGCGCCGGCCGGGCGTCCCTGGTCGACGCCTTCGCCCAGGAACGGGACGGCGAGATCTACCTGCACGGCATGCACATCCCGGAGTACGCCCAGGGGACGTGGACGAACCACGAACCCCGGCGCACCCGCAAGCTGCTGCTGAACCGCCAGGAGATCAGCCGGCTGATCGGCAAGCTGAAGGAGAGCGGACTGACCCTGGTGCCGCTCTCGGTGTACTTCTCCGACGGCTGGGCCAAGGTCGAGATCGGCCTGGCCAAGGGCAAGAAGTCGTACGACAAGCGGCAGGACCTGGCCAAGCGGGACGCGGACCGGGAGATCTCCCGGGTCGCCGGCCGGCGCGGCAAGGGGATGTCCTACCGTCGCTGA
- the prfB gene encoding peptide chain release factor 2, which produces MTAAEYADQLKDLDATLRNIEAVLDVDRLRRSKAELEEAASAPDLWDDQARAQDVTSKLSYVNGEIGKLESLRGRLDDARVLLELAEAESDAGVLGEVETEIGGLRKAIQEMEVRTLLSGEYDSREALVAIRAGAGGVDAADFAEMLLRMYLRWAERHGYPTEVYETSYAEEAGLKSATFAVKVPYAYGTLSVEAGTHRLVRISPFDNQGRRQTSFAGVEVLPVTEQTDHIDIPENELRVDVYRSSGPGGQSVNTTDSAVRITHVPTGIVVTCQNEKSQLQNKASALRVLQARLLERKRQEEQAKLEGLKTDAAGSWGDQMRSYVLHPYQMVKDLRTEQETGNPSSVFDGELDGFIEAGIRWRKQRQLAGDAA; this is translated from the coding sequence GTGACCGCTGCCGAGTACGCCGACCAGCTCAAGGATCTTGACGCCACGCTCCGCAACATCGAGGCCGTCCTCGATGTCGATCGGCTGCGCCGGTCGAAGGCAGAGCTGGAGGAAGCGGCCTCCGCGCCGGACCTGTGGGACGACCAGGCCCGAGCCCAGGATGTGACCTCCAAGCTCTCGTACGTCAACGGAGAGATCGGCAAGCTGGAGAGCCTGCGCGGTCGGCTCGACGACGCCCGGGTGCTGCTGGAACTCGCCGAGGCGGAGAGCGACGCGGGCGTGCTCGGCGAGGTCGAGACGGAGATCGGCGGGCTGCGCAAGGCCATCCAGGAGATGGAGGTTCGTACCCTGCTGTCCGGGGAGTACGACTCCCGGGAGGCGCTGGTGGCGATCCGCGCGGGTGCCGGCGGGGTGGACGCGGCAGACTTCGCCGAGATGCTGCTGCGGATGTACCTGCGCTGGGCCGAGCGGCACGGCTACCCGACCGAGGTCTACGAGACGTCGTACGCCGAGGAGGCGGGCCTGAAGTCGGCCACCTTCGCGGTCAAGGTCCCGTACGCCTACGGCACACTGAGCGTGGAGGCCGGCACGCACCGACTGGTCCGGATCAGTCCGTTCGACAACCAGGGTCGCCGGCAGACCAGTTTCGCCGGGGTCGAGGTGCTGCCGGTGACCGAGCAGACGGACCATATCGACATTCCGGAAAACGAGCTGCGGGTCGACGTCTACCGTTCGTCAGGTCCTGGTGGGCAGAGCGTGAACACCACCGACTCGGCGGTGCGGATCACACACGTCCCGACCGGGATCGTGGTCACCTGCCAGAACGAGAAGTCCCAGCTCCAGAACAAGGCGTCCGCGCTGCGCGTGCTCCAGGCCCGGCTGCTGGAGCGCAAGCGGCAGGAGGAGCAGGCCAAACTGGAGGGCCTGAAGACCGACGCCGCCGGGTCGTGGGGCGACCAGATGCGCTCGTACGTCCTGCACCCGTATCAGATGGTGAAGGATCTGCGTACCGAGCAGGAGACCGGGAACCCGTCCTCGGTGTTCGACGGTGAATTGGACGGGTTTATCGAGGCCGGCATCCGGTGGCGGAAGCAGCGACAGCTTGCCGGTGACGCCGCGTGA